One region of Priestia megaterium genomic DNA includes:
- a CDS encoding cation-translocating P-type ATPase: MKWYELGEKAIVEVTKTDRQHGLTHKEVKARQQQQGFNELTEGEKKPAILVFLEQFKDFMVLVLLAATLISGLLGEYIDAIAIIAIVVINGFLGFFQERKAEKSLHALKELSAPQVAAMREGKWVKLPSKELVVGDVVKFSSGDRIGADLRIMEAKSLEIEESALTGESLPVGKQIKALSGDEVPLGDQDNMAFMGTLVTRGSGTGIVVGIGMKTAMGQIADLLQNAEAMITPLQRKLEQLGKILIVVALALTVLVVGIGVLQGHDLYSMFLAGVSLAVAAIPEGLPAIVTVALSLGVQRMIKQRSIVRKLPAVETLGCASVICSDKTGTLTQNKMTVTHLWSGGMTWRVSGTGYEPTGVFSREEREVDTRSEKPLQQLLVFGLLCNQTSISRKDKEYVIDGDPTEAALLVAAMKAGLTKENIQKQFTIIEEFPFDSTRKMMSVVIEDASHKRYVITKGAPDVLLINSKNILWESRQQTLSVTVHNEVKGAIDHLASQALRTIAIAYRPLGEHESVHTEKEAEKDLTFLGLQGMIDPPRPEVKQAVKECRDAGIKTVMITGDHVITAQAIAKQLGILPKNGQVLEGTDLSKMTQEELEEVVDDVYVYARVSPEHKLKIVKALQAKDHIVAMTGDGVNDAPAIKAADIGIAMGITGTDVAKEASSLVLLDDNFATIKSAIKEGRNIYENIRKFIRYLLASNVGEILVMLFAMILALPLPLVPIQILWVNLVTDGLPAMALGLDQPEDNVMKRHPRHPREGIFARGLGWKVVSRGFLIGAATLAAFMIVYDNDPDRLQYAQTIAFATLVMAQLIHVFDCRSEKSIFDRNPFQNLYLVGAVISSIILMLVAIYYPPLQPIFHTMAIAPREWLVILGLASLPTFLLAGSLLTRKPS; this comes from the coding sequence ATGAAATGGTATGAATTAGGTGAAAAAGCAATAGTAGAAGTAACAAAAACAGACAGGCAGCATGGTCTTACACACAAAGAAGTAAAAGCACGTCAGCAGCAACAAGGGTTTAATGAATTGACTGAAGGAGAGAAAAAACCAGCCATTCTTGTGTTTCTAGAGCAGTTTAAAGATTTTATGGTACTGGTTTTACTAGCTGCCACGCTTATTTCAGGGCTTTTAGGAGAATACATCGATGCAATTGCTATCATTGCTATTGTGGTAATTAATGGATTTCTCGGGTTCTTCCAAGAAAGAAAAGCAGAGAAATCTCTTCATGCATTAAAAGAGCTTTCGGCTCCTCAAGTAGCAGCCATGCGTGAAGGGAAATGGGTTAAGTTACCATCTAAAGAGCTGGTAGTAGGAGACGTTGTAAAGTTTTCGAGCGGAGACCGTATTGGAGCTGACCTTCGGATTATGGAAGCCAAAAGTCTAGAAATTGAAGAATCAGCGCTTACGGGAGAGTCTTTGCCTGTTGGTAAGCAAATAAAAGCATTGTCAGGAGATGAAGTGCCGCTTGGAGATCAGGACAATATGGCGTTTATGGGTACCCTTGTAACCAGAGGAAGCGGAACAGGTATCGTTGTAGGGATTGGAATGAAAACAGCAATGGGGCAAATTGCTGATTTACTTCAAAATGCTGAAGCCATGATTACTCCTCTTCAACGGAAGTTAGAGCAATTGGGCAAAATTTTAATTGTTGTAGCTCTTGCACTTACTGTATTAGTTGTTGGGATTGGTGTGCTGCAAGGGCATGATTTATACAGTATGTTCTTAGCGGGAGTTTCCTTAGCTGTTGCTGCCATACCCGAAGGTCTTCCTGCCATCGTAACCGTGGCGCTATCTCTTGGTGTACAGCGCATGATTAAGCAAAGATCCATTGTTCGCAAACTTCCTGCTGTTGAGACACTAGGATGCGCGTCAGTCATTTGCTCAGACAAAACGGGCACATTAACGCAAAATAAAATGACGGTTACCCACCTCTGGTCGGGAGGAATGACGTGGAGAGTATCAGGGACAGGGTATGAACCTACGGGCGTATTTTCACGAGAGGAAAGAGAAGTTGATACACGGAGTGAAAAACCGCTTCAGCAGCTTTTGGTGTTTGGTCTGCTTTGCAATCAAACGTCCATCTCGAGAAAAGATAAAGAATATGTTATCGACGGGGATCCTACTGAAGCGGCTTTGCTTGTTGCCGCGATGAAAGCGGGGCTGACAAAAGAAAATATTCAAAAGCAGTTTACGATTATTGAAGAGTTTCCATTTGATTCAACGCGTAAAATGATGAGTGTAGTCATTGAAGACGCATCTCATAAACGCTATGTGATAACAAAAGGTGCTCCGGATGTGCTGCTTATAAACAGCAAAAATATTTTGTGGGAAAGCAGACAACAAACGCTGTCGGTAACGGTTCATAATGAAGTAAAAGGAGCGATTGATCACTTAGCTAGCCAAGCGCTTCGAACCATTGCTATTGCATATCGACCGTTAGGAGAACATGAGAGCGTTCATACAGAGAAGGAAGCAGAAAAAGACCTGACTTTCCTCGGGCTTCAAGGAATGATTGATCCGCCAAGACCAGAGGTCAAGCAAGCGGTCAAAGAATGCCGAGACGCAGGCATCAAAACCGTTATGATTACAGGTGACCACGTTATTACAGCACAGGCGATTGCAAAACAGCTCGGAATTTTACCGAAAAACGGTCAAGTCTTGGAAGGAACGGATTTATCCAAAATGACGCAGGAAGAGCTAGAAGAAGTAGTAGATGATGTTTATGTATATGCAAGGGTATCACCTGAGCATAAGCTTAAAATTGTTAAAGCTCTTCAAGCAAAAGATCACATTGTAGCCATGACGGGCGACGGCGTAAATGACGCACCGGCTATTAAAGCAGCAGACATAGGCATTGCGATGGGCATCACCGGGACAGACGTAGCAAAAGAAGCGTCTTCACTCGTTTTGCTTGATGATAATTTTGCCACTATTAAATCAGCGATCAAAGAAGGGCGAAATATCTATGAAAATATTCGGAAGTTTATCCGTTACTTGCTTGCATCAAATGTAGGAGAAATTTTAGTTATGCTCTTTGCGATGATTTTAGCACTTCCGCTTCCGCTAGTGCCCATTCAGATACTATGGGTAAACTTAGTAACAGACGGTTTGCCTGCGATGGCTCTTGGCTTAGACCAGCCAGAGGACAACGTGATGAAGCGCCATCCAAGGCATCCGCGCGAAGGTATTTTTGCAAGAGGATTGGGATGGAAAGTAGTCAGCCGTGGATTTTTAATTGGAGCTGCTACACTTGCTGCGTTTATGATTGTTTACGACAATGACCCAGATCGGTTGCAGTATGCTCAGACGATTGCATTTGCCACGCTTGTCATGGCACAGCTTATTCACGTATTTGACTGCCGAAGTGAAAAATCAATTTTTGATCGGAATCCATTTCAGAACTTATATCTTGTAGGGGCTGTTATTTCATCTATTATCCTTATGCTGGTGGCCATCTACTATCCGCCGCTGCAGCCTATTTTCCATACAATGGCCATTGCACCGCGGGAATGGCTCGTTATCTTAGGACTTGCAAGCCTTCCAACTTTTTTACTTGCTGGTTCACTTTTAACAAGAAAACCTTCATAA
- a CDS encoding dihydroorotate dehydrogenase, producing MSMLKTTLPGLDLKNPIMPASGCFGFGREYAQFYSLDALGAIMIKATTAETRFGNPTPRVAETSAGMLNAIGLQNPGLEKVMNEELVWLQQYDVPIIANVAGASIEEYVHVAKEISTVSNVKALELNISCPNVKEGGIAFGVDPVIAARLTKAVKDVSNVPVYVKLSPNVSNIVDMAMAVEEAGADGLTMINTLLGMRLDLKTAQPVLANGTGGLSGPSIKPVAIRMVYEVSQKVNIPIIGMGGVTTAEDALEFLYAGASAVAVGTANFVDPYVCPTIIDELPRLLTSLGYEHVSECIGRSWKKREATVNHCS from the coding sequence ATGAGTATGCTAAAAACGACATTACCAGGGTTAGATTTGAAAAATCCAATTATGCCAGCATCCGGCTGCTTTGGATTTGGGCGTGAGTATGCTCAATTTTATTCACTTGATGCACTTGGAGCCATTATGATTAAAGCGACTACTGCTGAAACTCGTTTTGGCAATCCAACTCCTCGCGTAGCGGAAACATCTGCAGGAATGTTAAATGCGATTGGATTACAAAATCCTGGGCTAGAAAAAGTAATGAATGAAGAGCTCGTTTGGCTTCAGCAATATGATGTGCCGATTATCGCGAACGTAGCCGGTGCTTCAATTGAAGAATATGTGCACGTGGCAAAAGAAATTTCAACCGTATCAAATGTGAAAGCACTTGAATTGAATATTTCATGTCCTAACGTAAAGGAAGGCGGAATTGCGTTTGGCGTAGATCCTGTCATCGCCGCTCGTTTAACAAAAGCGGTAAAAGATGTTTCAAATGTTCCAGTTTATGTTAAACTATCACCAAACGTATCCAATATTGTAGACATGGCAATGGCTGTTGAAGAAGCTGGCGCGGATGGCTTAACGATGATCAATACGCTTCTCGGGATGCGTCTGGATTTGAAAACAGCTCAGCCGGTTTTAGCGAACGGCACAGGCGGACTGTCAGGACCTTCAATTAAACCGGTAGCGATTCGAATGGTGTATGAAGTGAGCCAAAAAGTAAACATTCCAATTATCGGTATGGGCGGAGTGACGACTGCTGAAGATGCACTTGAATTTTTATATGCAGGTGCAAGTGCCGTAGCGGTTGGTACAGCAAACTTTGTCGATCCGTATGTATGCCCAACCATCATTGACGAATTGCCAAGGCTATTAACATCATTAGGATACGAGCATGTTTCAGAATGTATCGGAAGGAGCTGGAAAAAGCGTGAAGCAACCGTTAATCATTGCTCTTGA
- the pyrE gene encoding orotate phosphoribosyltransferase has product MTKLRKEIAKQLIDIEAVSLQPNDPFTWASGIKSPIYCDNRLTLSYPKVRKEIAKGLQHLIKTYFANAEVIAGTATAGIPHAAWVSEALELPMCYVRSKAKEHGQGNQIEGKVTKGQKVVVIEDLISTGGSVFTAVDALKAQGCEVLGVVSIFTYELEKARQLFKEKELQVYSLTDYSTLVEAANEAGYIEEEAMEKLFKWRENPSDPSWMN; this is encoded by the coding sequence ATGACAAAACTACGAAAAGAAATTGCAAAACAATTAATTGATATTGAGGCAGTAAGCCTTCAACCGAACGATCCGTTTACGTGGGCCTCTGGAATTAAGTCGCCTATTTATTGTGACAACCGTCTAACGCTTAGCTACCCAAAAGTGCGAAAAGAAATTGCAAAAGGTCTGCAGCATTTAATTAAAACGTATTTTGCCAATGCAGAAGTGATTGCTGGTACAGCTACAGCTGGTATTCCTCATGCAGCATGGGTAAGTGAAGCGCTAGAGCTTCCAATGTGCTATGTGCGAAGCAAAGCAAAAGAACATGGCCAAGGAAATCAAATTGAAGGAAAAGTAACAAAAGGTCAAAAAGTAGTTGTGATTGAAGATTTGATTTCAACTGGCGGAAGTGTATTTACCGCAGTCGATGCATTAAAAGCGCAGGGTTGTGAAGTACTGGGAGTTGTTTCTATCTTTACATATGAGCTGGAAAAAGCGCGTCAGCTGTTTAAAGAAAAAGAACTTCAAGTTTATTCTTTAACAGACTACTCTACGCTAGTAGAGGCGGCAAACGAAGCGGGATACATTGAAGAAGAAGCGATGGAAAAGCTATTTAAATGGCGTGAAAATCCTTCAGATCCTTCATGGATGAACTAA
- the carB gene encoding carbamoyl-phosphate synthase large subunit, translating to MPKRQDINTILVIGSGPIVIGQAAEFDYAGAQACIALKEEGYKVILVNSNPATIMTDSEMADKVYIEPLTVEFVSSIIRKERPDALLPTLGGQTGLNLAVELHETGILEEFNVEILGTKLSAIEQAEDREQFRSLMNELNQPVPASEIIHSLDEAYAFVEQVNYPVIVRPAYTLGGTGGGICNNEQELIEIVTSGLKHSPVTQCLLEKSIAGFKEIEYEVMRDANDNAIVVCNMENFDPVGIHTGDSIVVAPSQTLSDREYQLLRNASLTIIRALKIEGGCNVQLALDPESFQYYVIEVNPRVSRSSALASKATGYPIAKLAAKIAVGLTLDEMMNPVTGKTYACFEPALDYIVSKIPRWPFDKFESANRKLGTQMKATGEVMAIGRTFEESILKAVRSLESNVHHLELKDAHEFDDAIIEKRIRKAGDERLFYVAEAIRRGVTIQQIHEWSKIDLFFLVKLEKVIAFENVLKEEIHNVEVLQEAKEMGFADCTIAKLWNQTEREVYDFRKQNGVMPVYKTVDTCAAEFESTTPYFYGTFEDENESIVTDRKSVVVLGSGPIRIGQGIEFDYATVHSVWAIKEAGYEAIIVNNNPETVSTDFSISDKLYFEPLTIEDVMHIIDLEKPEGVVVQFGGQTAINLADELEARGVKILGTSLESLDAAEDRKKFEATLARLEVPQPLGKTVTSVEEAVVVAKEIGYPVLVRPSYVLGGRAMEIVYKEEELLHYMKHAVKVHADHPVLIDRYLTGKEIEVDAISDGETVVIPGIMEHVERAGVHSGDSIAVYPPQTLSQDVKDTIIDYTTRIAKGLNIIGLLNIQFVLSKGEVFVLEVNPRSSRTVPFLSKITRIPMANVATKVILGTSLKDLGYESGMHPEEEGVYVKVPVFSFAKLRRVDITLGPEMKSTGEVMGQDSTYEKALYKGLIASGMSIKPYGSVLMTVADKDKEEATALAKRFANIGYQVIATEGTASTFTKEDIRVKIVNKIHHEDHNLLDVIRKGEAQLVINTLTKGKQPARDGFKIRREAVENGVPCLTSLDTAEAILRVLETISFHTTPMKKVRPTKEVTTV from the coding sequence ATGCCAAAACGTCAAGATATTAACACAATTCTCGTAATCGGATCAGGACCAATCGTCATTGGACAGGCGGCAGAGTTTGACTATGCAGGAGCGCAAGCATGTATTGCGTTAAAAGAAGAAGGATACAAAGTTATTCTTGTGAACTCCAATCCTGCAACAATCATGACAGATTCAGAAATGGCAGACAAAGTATATATTGAACCTCTAACGGTTGAATTTGTAAGCTCAATTATTCGTAAAGAACGCCCGGATGCACTGCTTCCAACGCTTGGCGGTCAAACGGGACTGAACTTAGCGGTAGAATTACACGAAACGGGCATTTTAGAAGAATTTAACGTAGAAATTCTCGGGACAAAATTATCAGCGATTGAACAAGCTGAAGACCGTGAGCAGTTCCGTTCATTAATGAATGAACTAAATCAGCCTGTCCCAGCAAGTGAAATCATTCATTCACTAGACGAAGCGTATGCGTTTGTTGAACAAGTAAACTATCCGGTAATCGTGCGTCCTGCTTATACGCTTGGCGGTACGGGAGGCGGAATTTGTAACAACGAGCAAGAGCTGATTGAAATTGTAACAAGTGGGTTAAAACACAGTCCTGTAACACAGTGCTTACTTGAGAAAAGCATTGCAGGCTTTAAAGAAATTGAATATGAAGTAATGCGCGATGCAAACGATAATGCGATTGTAGTATGTAATATGGAAAACTTTGACCCGGTCGGTATTCATACGGGAGATTCAATTGTTGTAGCACCAAGCCAAACGCTAAGCGACCGTGAGTATCAGCTGCTTAGAAATGCGTCACTAACAATTATCCGAGCGCTTAAAATCGAAGGCGGATGTAACGTTCAGCTAGCACTAGACCCAGAAAGCTTCCAGTATTACGTAATTGAAGTAAACCCTCGTGTAAGCCGTTCGTCGGCCTTAGCATCAAAAGCAACAGGGTATCCAATTGCAAAATTAGCCGCAAAAATTGCGGTAGGGTTAACATTAGATGAAATGATGAACCCGGTAACTGGGAAGACATACGCATGTTTCGAACCTGCACTAGATTACATCGTATCTAAAATTCCACGCTGGCCGTTTGATAAATTTGAATCAGCTAACCGTAAACTAGGTACACAGATGAAGGCAACAGGGGAAGTAATGGCAATTGGCCGCACGTTCGAAGAGTCAATTTTAAAAGCCGTACGCTCACTTGAGTCAAACGTTCATCACTTAGAGTTAAAAGATGCGCATGAATTTGATGATGCCATTATTGAAAAACGTATTCGCAAAGCTGGCGATGAGCGATTATTCTACGTCGCAGAAGCCATTCGCCGCGGCGTAACGATTCAGCAAATTCACGAGTGGAGCAAAATCGATCTTTTCTTCTTAGTAAAACTTGAAAAAGTGATTGCTTTTGAAAATGTGTTAAAAGAAGAGATTCATAATGTAGAAGTTTTACAGGAAGCAAAAGAAATGGGATTTGCAGACTGCACGATTGCTAAGCTATGGAATCAAACAGAGCGTGAAGTATACGACTTCCGCAAACAAAACGGCGTGATGCCAGTATACAAAACGGTAGATACATGTGCAGCAGAATTTGAATCTACAACACCATATTTCTACGGTACGTTTGAAGATGAAAATGAATCGATTGTTACAGATCGTAAAAGCGTTGTAGTGTTAGGGTCAGGTCCGATCCGCATCGGGCAAGGAATTGAGTTTGACTATGCAACGGTTCACTCGGTGTGGGCGATTAAAGAAGCTGGATACGAAGCGATTATTGTCAATAACAATCCAGAAACAGTGTCAACTGACTTCAGTATTTCAGATAAATTATACTTCGAGCCGCTGACGATTGAAGATGTGATGCATATCATCGATTTAGAAAAACCAGAAGGTGTGGTTGTACAGTTCGGTGGTCAAACAGCAATCAACTTAGCGGATGAGCTAGAAGCAAGAGGGGTCAAGATCTTAGGTACGTCGCTTGAAAGCTTAGATGCAGCGGAAGACCGTAAAAAATTCGAAGCGACGCTAGCGCGTTTAGAAGTACCTCAGCCGCTTGGAAAGACGGTTACTTCAGTTGAAGAAGCAGTGGTTGTCGCAAAAGAAATTGGTTATCCGGTGCTTGTACGTCCTTCATACGTACTGGGCGGACGCGCGATGGAAATTGTGTATAAAGAAGAAGAGCTGCTTCATTATATGAAACACGCGGTAAAAGTACACGCTGATCATCCTGTATTAATCGACCGCTACTTAACAGGAAAAGAAATTGAAGTCGATGCCATTTCAGACGGTGAAACAGTGGTTATTCCAGGAATCATGGAGCATGTAGAGCGCGCGGGTGTCCACTCAGGCGACTCCATCGCTGTATACCCACCGCAAACTCTGTCACAGGACGTAAAAGATACGATCATTGATTACACAACACGAATTGCAAAAGGCTTAAACATTATTGGCCTGCTTAACATTCAGTTCGTCTTATCAAAAGGAGAAGTGTTTGTTCTTGAAGTAAATCCTCGTTCAAGCCGTACGGTGCCGTTCTTAAGTAAAATCACGCGTATTCCGATGGCGAATGTGGCAACAAAAGTAATTTTAGGAACAAGTTTAAAAGATCTTGGCTATGAATCAGGCATGCACCCTGAAGAAGAAGGCGTCTACGTAAAAGTGCCGGTCTTCTCATTTGCAAAGCTGCGCCGCGTAGATATTACGCTTGGACCTGAAATGAAATCTACTGGAGAAGTAATGGGGCAAGATTCAACGTACGAAAAAGCATTATATAAAGGACTAATTGCGTCAGGTATGTCCATTAAGCCGTACGGTTCAGTACTTATGACAGTAGCGGATAAAGATAAGGAAGAGGCAACAGCGTTAGCAAAGCGCTTTGCTAATATTGGCTACCAGGTGATTGCAACGGAAGGAACAGCTTCAACGTTTACAAAAGAAGACATTCGCGTAAAAATAGTAAATAAAATTCATCATGAAGATCACAATCTTTTAGATGTGATACGAAAAGGTGAAGCCCAGCTGGTCATCAACACGCTAACAAAAGGAAAACAGCCTGCGCGTGACGGATTTAAAATTCGCCGTGAAGCAGTTGAAAATGGCGTACCTTGCTTAACATCACTTGATACAGCAGAAGCGATTTTAAGAGTGCTTGAAACGATCAGCTTCCATACAACGCCAATGAAAAAAGTTCGTCCAACCAAAGAGGTGACAACCGTATGA
- a CDS encoding dihydroorotate dehydrogenase electron transfer subunit: MIKHEMMQVVSQRPLTHNVYELTLQGELVRFMNEPGQFVHIRVNNDYLPLLRRPISIAEIDQTHEQFTMIYRAEGAGTSLLAEKQAGQSIDVLGPLGHGFPLDAIESGQTALLVGGGIGVPPLYELSKRLREKGVQVIHVLGFQSKADVFYEREFLALGETYIATVDGSYGTKGFVTTVIDEHQFSYDVMFSCGPTPMLKALENNYTNKPLYISLEERMGCGIGACFACVCRESDDSTAYKKICSDGPVFQAGEVLL; the protein is encoded by the coding sequence ATGATCAAACATGAAATGATGCAAGTCGTCAGTCAGCGACCGTTAACACACAATGTATATGAATTAACCCTTCAAGGCGAGCTTGTTCGTTTCATGAATGAGCCGGGGCAGTTTGTGCATATCCGCGTCAACAACGACTATTTGCCACTGCTTCGCAGACCAATCAGTATTGCAGAAATTGATCAAACGCACGAACAATTTACGATGATTTACCGTGCAGAAGGAGCGGGAACATCGCTGCTGGCTGAAAAACAAGCCGGACAGTCGATTGACGTGTTAGGTCCCCTTGGCCACGGTTTTCCATTAGATGCAATAGAGTCAGGTCAAACGGCTTTATTAGTAGGGGGAGGCATTGGAGTGCCTCCGCTCTATGAGCTTTCAAAAAGACTTCGTGAAAAAGGCGTGCAGGTTATCCACGTCCTGGGTTTTCAATCAAAAGCAGACGTATTTTATGAACGAGAGTTTTTAGCTTTAGGAGAAACATATATTGCAACGGTAGACGGCTCTTACGGAACAAAAGGTTTTGTCACAACGGTGATTGACGAGCATCAGTTTTCATATGACGTTATGTTTTCATGCGGTCCAACTCCGATGTTAAAAGCACTAGAAAATAATTATACAAACAAGCCGCTTTACATTTCTTTAGAAGAAAGAATGGGCTGTGGAATCGGCGCTTGCTTTGCATGTGTATGCAGGGAAAGTGATGATTCTACGGCGTATAAAAAAATCTGCAGCGACGGTCCCGTCTTTCAAGCAGGGGAGGTGCTTCTATGA
- the pyrF gene encoding orotidine-5'-phosphate decarboxylase, with the protein MKQPLIIALDFSSINDVQQFLMPFQQESLFVKVGMELFYKEGLSIISALKEQNHQIFLDLKLHDIPNTVKQGMKSLASLEVDLVNVHAAGGTNMMQAAVEGLDLGTAAGKKRPDCIAVTQLTSTSDEMLKEQQLITHSMQEVVTHYAALAKKSGLDGVVCSTHEVPSIRKAAGEDFLTVTPGIRMGADSVDDQVRVATPQLAREYGSSAIVVGRSITKAKDPLKAYYEMLQQWKGERITR; encoded by the coding sequence GTGAAGCAACCGTTAATCATTGCTCTTGATTTTTCATCAATTAACGATGTACAGCAGTTTTTAATGCCTTTTCAACAAGAATCATTATTTGTGAAAGTAGGCATGGAACTGTTTTATAAAGAAGGGCTATCCATTATTTCTGCATTAAAAGAGCAAAACCACCAGATCTTTTTAGACTTAAAGCTTCACGATATTCCAAACACGGTAAAGCAAGGAATGAAGTCTTTGGCTTCTCTTGAAGTGGATTTGGTTAACGTTCACGCAGCCGGCGGAACGAATATGATGCAAGCAGCCGTTGAAGGACTTGACTTAGGAACCGCTGCTGGCAAAAAACGTCCGGATTGTATTGCGGTTACTCAGCTAACAAGTACATCGGATGAAATGCTAAAAGAGCAGCAGCTGATTACGCACTCGATGCAAGAAGTGGTTACGCATTATGCAGCGCTTGCTAAAAAAAGCGGACTAGACGGCGTTGTATGTTCTACTCATGAAGTGCCTTCGATTCGAAAAGCAGCAGGAGAGGACTTTTTGACCGTAACGCCGGGTATTCGTATGGGCGCAGATTCAGTAGATGACCAAGTCCGCGTAGCAACGCCTCAGCTAGCGAGAGAATATGGCTCAAGTGCCATTGTGGTTGGACGTTCTATTACTAAAGCAAAAGACCCGCTTAAAGCATATTATGAGATGTTACAGCAGTGGAAAGGGGAGCGTATTACGCGATGA
- a CDS encoding Rqc2 family fibronectin-binding protein has translation MSFDGIFTYGILQELSETLVSGRISKIYQPFPNELILQVRAKGENRKLLISAHPNYSRVHFTNEPYENPSEPPMFCMLLRKHLEGSIIEQVYQLGLDRILVIETKGRNEIGDVTYKQLIIEIMGRHSNVVLVDKEKQTIIDSIKHVPMALNRHRTLLPGAPYVLPPSQDKLHPFEADEETVVKKIDFNSGKLASQLVQTFSGLSPLIANEVVFRSGLANRSTLPKSFVETMTLIKEGQFTPTLTTVNQKDYFYLLELTHLEGTKKTYATISELLDRYYYGKAERDRVKQQAHDLVQFISTEKKKNEKKIKKLEQTLQNAEKASDYQLAGELLTANLHLVKKGDAKVDVINYYDENSGTLTISLDPQKSPSQNAQSYFTKYQKAKNSVSIVIEQIEKANEEVQYFESLIQQMDTATHKDIAEIREELVEEGYLRNRQQKQAKKQKNTTPTLEQYVSSDGTTILVGKNNKQNEYLTNRLAARDDVWFHTKDIPGSHVVIRSQEPSEETILEAAHLAAYFSKAKNSSSVPVDYTKIRHVKKPSGAKPGFVTYDNQQTVYVTPSEELVLKLRQS, from the coding sequence GTGTCATTTGATGGTATTTTTACATATGGCATTTTACAAGAATTATCTGAGACCTTGGTTTCAGGACGAATTTCAAAAATATATCAGCCGTTTCCAAACGAGTTGATTTTACAAGTACGCGCTAAAGGTGAAAACCGCAAACTTTTAATCTCAGCTCACCCTAACTATTCACGCGTTCATTTTACAAATGAGCCCTATGAAAATCCATCTGAGCCTCCTATGTTTTGTATGCTTCTTCGCAAGCATTTAGAAGGAAGCATTATTGAACAAGTGTATCAGCTTGGATTAGACCGCATTTTAGTCATTGAAACAAAAGGACGAAATGAAATTGGCGACGTGACGTACAAGCAGCTTATTATTGAAATCATGGGAAGACATAGTAATGTTGTACTTGTAGATAAAGAAAAACAAACGATTATCGACAGTATTAAGCATGTTCCAATGGCCTTGAACAGGCATCGTACGCTTCTACCCGGAGCTCCTTACGTACTGCCTCCTAGCCAAGATAAGCTTCATCCATTTGAAGCGGACGAGGAAACCGTGGTTAAAAAAATTGATTTTAATAGCGGAAAGCTAGCCAGTCAGCTAGTGCAGACCTTCTCAGGGCTTTCTCCTTTAATTGCAAATGAAGTAGTGTTTCGCTCTGGCTTAGCGAATCGTTCTACCCTTCCAAAATCATTCGTCGAAACCATGACGCTGATCAAAGAAGGTCAGTTTACACCGACTCTGACAACCGTTAATCAAAAAGACTATTTTTATTTACTCGAATTAACGCATTTAGAGGGTACGAAAAAAACGTATGCAACTATCAGCGAGCTTCTTGACCGCTATTACTACGGGAAAGCAGAGCGAGATCGTGTAAAGCAGCAAGCGCATGATTTGGTACAGTTTATTTCCACCGAGAAAAAGAAAAATGAGAAAAAAATAAAAAAACTTGAGCAAACGCTGCAAAATGCAGAAAAAGCATCTGATTACCAGCTAGCCGGTGAACTCCTTACGGCAAATTTACACCTTGTCAAAAAAGGAGATGCGAAAGTGGATGTTATTAATTATTACGATGAAAATAGCGGTACACTTACGATTTCATTAGATCCGCAAAAATCACCGTCTCAAAATGCTCAAAGCTATTTTACAAAGTATCAAAAAGCGAAAAATTCCGTTTCGATTGTAATCGAACAGATTGAAAAAGCAAACGAAGAAGTACAGTATTTTGAATCACTTATTCAGCAAATGGATACTGCTACTCACAAAGACATTGCCGAGATTCGCGAAGAGCTTGTGGAAGAAGGATATTTGCGCAACCGTCAGCAAAAGCAAGCAAAAAAACAAAAAAACACCACGCCTACACTTGAACAATACGTTTCAAGCGACGGCACGACGATTTTAGTTGGAAAAAACAATAAGCAAAATGAGTATTTAACAAATCGCCTTGCTGCTCGTGATGACGTTTGGTTTCATACGAAAGATATACCGGGTTCTCACGTTGTTATCCGCAGCCAAGAGCCTTCAGAAGAAACAATTTTAGAAGCGGCTCACCTTGCTGCTTACTTTAGTAAAGCCAAGAATTCAAGTTCGGTACCAGTGGACTATACAAAAATTCGCCACGTAAAAAAACCAAGCGGTGCTAAACCTGGTTTTGTGACGTACGATAATCAGCAAACGGTGTACGTAACGCCTAGCGAAGAACTTGTACTGAAGCTGCGCCAGTCATAA